A window of Gudongella oleilytica genomic DNA:
TGCCGCCTATTGTTATTCCAGGCCCTTTTCCTAGCTCAATGGTATCTGCCTTTTCAAGCTCGGGAGTCGTTCCAAAACCCACATCGACAGCTATTCCAATATCCGGTTGGATATGATAGGTGGAAGTGAAGGCTCCAGTCATCGATACCTCCTCCTGAACAGTTGCGACCATGTAGACGTCCGGATAATGATTCATACCATGTAACATTTTTAATGTCTCTAAAAGAGCTGCAACACCTGCTCTGTCATCCATAGCCTTTCCTGCAGCCTTGGTGTTCAATAGCTTAACAGTGTTTCTTTTTACAGTAATAGTATCACCAATGGATACTAACTCCAGAAGCTTTTCCTTGGAATAGCCTGTATCAATTATCATATCCTCAAGCTTTATAGCTTCCTCCTGCTCCTTTGCGTCCTGCAAATGTGGAGGCTTTGATCCAACTACACCCAATATAGTCTCGACACCATGTACCCAGACCTCCTGCCCTATAGTAGTCCTTGGATCAATACCGCCGATTGTAGTAAATCTTATAAAGCCATTATCCTCGATATATTTTACCATGAAGCCGATCTCATCAAGATGTGCTGCCATCATTATCTTGACTGCTCCATCGCCAGATCCTTTTTTATGTGCTATAACATTGCCCATCTTATCGATCTTGACTGAATCGCATAATGGAGTAAAAGCGTCTATTACCGCCTTGCTCAACATGTACTCAAACCCAGAGACACCATGACCATTGGTCAATAGCTCTAAAAATTCATATTTATCCAAGCCTCATCCCTCCTCATAAAAGAAAATGGGTTAAAAATTAATTTAACCCATTTGGAATGTTCGATCACGATTACTTAGTTTCCTCATCATCACCGGCAACTGATTCTTCTGCTTCAGCTTCCTCAACGACTGCCTCTTCAGCAACTGTTTCCTCAACGGCTGTATATTCAGCGATGGGTTCCTCAACAGCCTCAGCTTCCATTTCTGCTTCTGCTGGCTCTACTGAGTCCTCAATTGCATCTTTTGCGCTCAGGCTGATCTTCTTGTCAGCTTCGTTGATCTCAGTTATCTTTACCATAAGCTTTTGACCAAGCTTTAGTACATCAGAAGGCTTCTCGACATGTTCTTTGGAAATCTGAGATACATGAAGCAATCCATCGACTCCCTTTATCACTCGTACGAATGCTCCGAAATCGAGAATGTTTACTATCTCTCCTTCTATAACGTCGCCGACCTTATAGTCTCTTACAAACACTTCCCATGGCTCTTCTGTAGTTTGCTTCAAGCCAAGTGATATTCTGTTTTTATCCATATCAAATGCAAGTACCTTTACCTCAACCTTGTCGCCTTCCTTAAGGACATCTGATGGATGCTTGACTCTGAACCATGCAAGATCAGAAATATGGATAAGCCCATCGATTCCGCCAAGATCTACGAAAGCACCAAAGTCAGTAAGTCTTTGAACAGTACCTGCCAGCGTCTTGCCTACCTCTATCGTCTCCCAAAGAGCTTTTCTCTTGGCATCGGACTCAGTTTTTTCTATCGCTTTTCTGGAAAGGATCATTCTTCTCTTCTGTATATCGAAATCAATTATTTTAGCCCTTAGGGTCTTACCCTTGAACTGGTTCAAATCTGAAACATAACTCATTGATATCTGTGATGCTGGCATAAATCCGTTAACACTGTTAACCATGACGGTTAGTCCGCCCTTAACTGCATTAATTACTTTTGCTTCTACGATTTCCTCATTCTTGAAGGATTCCTCAAGAACCTCCCAATCCTTAATGAAGCCAACCCTTTTAGCTGAAAGAACAACGTTTCCTTCTCCATCGTCAAGCTTAACTACAAATACGTCTATCTCGTCGCCAACCTTGAAAAGGTCCTTAGGATTTACATCGCCATCCTTTGACAGCTCATCTCTTGTGATTATACCATCGCTTTTGTAATTGATATTGACCATTACCTCATTGTTTGTTACATAGAGCACAGTTCCTTTGAGGACCTCTCCCCTGTTGATTCTCTTGAATGAGCTCTCGATTGCTTCCATCATCTCATCTTTGTTGTAGTTCTCCATTACCTTAACAGCCTCCTTAATTATCCGGTCAGGTGTTGAAGCACCTGCGGTTATTCCTATTGTATTAAAATTTTGTAGCTCTTGTAAAGCTAATTCTTCCACTGTTTCTATAAGATAAACATTATTGCAGTACTTTCTGCTGATTTCTGCTAACTTGGTCGTGTTTGAGCTGGTTTTCCCGCCGATCACTATCATGGCATCAACTGTTTGAGCCAGCTCTGCAGCTGAATCCTGCCTTGCTCTGGTGGCATTGCAGATCGTATTGAATACCTCTGATTCTCCAGATTTCTCCTTGACGATATCAGATAAAAGCTGAAACTTTTCAAGTCTGTTGGTAGTCTGAGACACTACACATACTTTTTCAAGTTTTGGAAGCTGCATCGCTTCTTCCTCTGAATTGATGATGAATGCCTTGTCGTTGCACCAGCCATTTATCCCTACTACCTCCGGGTGCTCGGGATCTCCTATTATTACTATGTCATAACCTTTTTCACTGTAAGCCCTAACTCTTTTATGCACTGCCTTTACGTATGGGCAGGTACAGTCGATTACTGAGAGACCCATCTGTTCAGCTTTATCCTGAATGGTCTCCGGAACCCCGTGTGATCTGAATATAAGCCTCCCCATCTCAAGGTCCTCAAAGCTCTCAAGAGTTGTAAGTCCTTTTTCCTCAAGTTCTTCTACAGCCTGGGGATTATGGATCAATGGTCCGTAAGAATATACCCTTTCACCATCCTTATCAAGCTCTTCAAGAGTCATTTTGACAGCTCGGTCTACACCGAAACAGAATCCTGCATTTTTTGCTATTATTATTTCCAACGTCTAACCTCCCAACGTGTAGATCCTTGTCAGGATGTCCTGACTTAATTCTGTATATTTTTCATTTTCAAGTTTGCCGGGATTACTTGCAGCATAATCCTCCGGACTACCTATGATGATCTCAACTGGACTAAATAATTTATAAGTGCTCCTCATAAAAACCGGGAGGACCGGTGCCTTTGCCTTTATGGCCAATAAAGCTACTCCCGCCTTGGCATTATCAGGATTATATTCCTTTACCCTTGTACCCTCGGGGAATATCCCAAGCACTCTTTCATCCTTTAATATCCTAAGGGCAGTTTTTACTGCAGATATGTCGGCAATTTGCCTGTCTACGGGGAAGACGCCAAGCCAGGACAAAGGTATAGCCATGATTTTCTTTTCGAAAAGCTCTTTTTTCCCCATCCAGGCAATCTTCCTGGGGAAAAAAGCTGCAAGAACAATGGGATCCCAGTTGCTCATATGATTCGCACATAAAACCAGTCTTCCTTCAGCGGGTACGTTGATTGCCCCACTTACCCTTACTCTGAAGATGATCTTAAATAGGACAAAAGCTATAGTTTTGACCACTGTATAGAACAATCCCACTCTCCCCCCTTTATTCCAATTGGTTTTCTGACTCATCAGCCATGATTTTACTATTCCTGACAATGGAAATGATATGCTCCACTGCCTCCTCAATAGTCATGTGAGTCGTATCCACCAGATATGAATCATCGGTTCTTGTTAAAGGCGATTCCTCTCTGGTGCTGTCGAAGGTATCCCGTCTTTTGATATCCGCAATCGTGTCCTCAAGAGTGATCCCCTCAACGCCATTTTCAAGGAGCTCGAGGTATCTTCTTCTGCCTCTTTCCTCTGCAGTTGCAGTTACGAAAAACTTAAAATCAGCAAAAGGGAGTACAACCGTCGTAATATCTCTCCCGTCCATCACAACAGACTTCCTTTTGCTCATCTCCTGCTGGAGACTGACCATTTTCTCCCGTACAGCCTTGTAGCTGGCTATATAGGAAACATTCCTTGTGATGCTTCCCTCACGGATCTCATCATCCACGGCAGCTCCGTCGAGAATTATTCTGTTATCCCTGAAATCTATATTTGTAGACTCAAGAAGGGTCAGTACCATTCTTTCGTCTGTGGGATCAATGCCGTTATTTAATACCTTTAGAGTGTACGCACGATACATAGCCCCGGTGTCAATGTACTGGAAGCCGAGTCTTTCAGCTGTTATCTTTGCTACTGTACTTTTACCTGCTCCTGCAGGGCCATCTATAGCTATTGAAACATGTTTCATCGCGGTGCCTCCTAAAAAGAAATAACCACCCATGGGTGGTTTGTATCAAGTAGCTAAGTCAGGCCTGAGGCTTCTGGCACCTTTGAGATAAACATGACGGACACTTCCCTGTCCTTCATCGGAATCATATAAAATCATAACCCGAATGCATTTTTCAAGGCTGCCTTCCACAGCCATCTCACCAAAACACATAAGTCCACAATTTACATATCCCATATCCCTGACGGCTTTAGCAGGGTATGCCTTATCCAAATCTCCGGTGGCAGAAAAAATCATGCTGACGACCCTGTCTCTTTGCAGATGGTTTTCTTCCTCAATCTTCCCCAATAGCTCCAAAGTTCCATCCAGGATAGCTTCCTGGGTATTCTCCTCAACAGTAATAGCCCCTCGTATTGACACTACACTCATACAAACTCTCCTTTACAATTATATAATATCATGCGTAGGTAAACAAGCTATTTATACATTAATTCCAGCCAAATAGCCGGTAGAATATGCGATTTGAAGATTATATCCACCAGTTAAAGCATCTATATCTATTATCTCACCTGCAAAGTACAAGCCAGGCACTATCCTCGACTCCATGGTCGATGGATTTACCTCCTGGACCTTGATCCCTCCTGATGTAACGATTGCTTCATCAAGAGGTCTGAAGCCTTTGAACTGCAAAGGAAACGCCTTTATAGCCTCAAGAAGTTTGCTTCGCTCTTCTCTTGTAATCTGATTTACGGTCTTTTCGGGATAAATTCCTGAAACCTGAATAATCAAAGGTATCAGCTTTTGAGGCAAAAGATCATTCAGAGCGTTTTTAAGCTGCTTATTCTTATATTCCTGAAAATCTCTCAATAGCCTGTTATCAAGGGTTTCATCATCCAATGCAGGTTTAAGGTCGAGAGTAAGAACTGGTTTATTCTTCAGCCTGTTAATATGGTTGCTCATGGTAAGTACGATAGGCCCGGATATGCCAAAATGTGTGAAAATCATCTCCCCGAACTCTTCATGTATAAGCTTTTTGTCACTATAGGCTCGCAGAGTAACGTTCTTAAGGGATAATCCCATCAAGTCCTTAAGCCACGGCTCTTCAAGCTCAATTGGGACAAGGGATGGCTTTAATTCAGTTACAGTATGCCCGAAGGCCCTTGCCATTTTGTACCCGTCACCCTCAGAACCGGTAGCTGGGTAGCTGGCACCCCCAGTTGCAATGACCAGCCTGTCAAACTGCATTTTTTCTCCAGTGGTCAATACAACCATAAAGATGTTGTCCTCCATATAGACGTGACTTACCCTGGAATTTAATAGCACTTCTGCTCCCATATGATCCAGGTACTTCTGAAAAGCCTTTATCACATCACTTGATTTATCGCTTTCAGGGAAAACTCTGTTCCCCCTTTCAACCTTCGTATTTAATCCGTAGCTCTCCAGAAGTCTTATGATTGCTTCATTATCGAATGTATACAGACTGCTGTATAAAAATTCCCTGTTGCTTATAATATTATCAAAAAACTCACTGATCGGCGATGCGTTTGTAATGTTGCATCTACCTTTTCCTGTTATGAAAAGCTTCTTTCCAAGCTGTTTATTTTTTTCGATCAATGTAACGTCATGTCCTCTTCCGGCAGCTGCTCCCGCTGCCATTATACCCGCAGGGCCGCCTCCGATCACACCAACTCTTGTAGTCATATACCTTCCTCCTTAGTAGGAATAGTATAACAAAAAACGGGCAGGAATACTTATCATTTATGATAATATTAAATATGATTATTGTCTGTAAAATATTGGCCTGCACTTTATAAATATGCAGGCTCGATTGATTTTACTATTGGTTATTTTCGTCGTAGATACTATATTTCTTCCAGACGCTTTCAAGCTCTTCGAAATAAGGTGTTATATCCTCATCCTTGATGCTCGAAACCGCAATTATAAATGCATTGATCAGGCTCATAGGCGCAACAAGTGAATCCACAAAGGACAACATGTCGCTCCTAGCTATCAATGTCAGATGTGCCTTGGATGCCGCAGGAGAAATAAGGCTGTCTGTAAAGCTTATTACTTTGCAGCCCTTAGTCATTGCATACTCCATAGCCTCAAGGGTTCTTTTTGAATACCTCGGATATGTTATGCAGATTATTACATCGTCCTTTCCGACCTTCGCCAGCTGCTCAAATATGTCGTTAGGCCCAGGTTCCACAAGTCTGACATTGTCGAAAATAAAGTTTAAGTAAAAAGCCAGATAACCGGATAGAAAGGATGAGCTTCTTAAGCCCATTATATATATCTTTTTGCTTGATGCAACGTACTCCACAGCCTTGTGGAAGTTTCCAAAGTCAATATCCGACAAAGTCTTTTTAAGATTATCAATATCTTTTTCAATCACTCTGGAAATTGAATTCTCATTCTTGGTGAATTCATCGGACAGGCTAAGTCTCTGCACTGTGGTCAGTTTGTTCCTTATGACCTCCTGAAGTTCCTTTTGAAGCTCCTTGTATCCATCGTAACCGATAGCATTGGCGAACCGTACTACTGTAGATTCACTCACTCCCAGGATGGAACCAAGCGAAGCCGCCGTCATAAATGCAGCCTTATCATAATGGTTTATCATATACTCTGCTATGATCTTCTGTCCCTTGCTAAGTCTGGAATAGCTGTCCTGAATGGTTTTAATAACGTTCTGACTGCTGATCATTATCCGATGGCCCCTCTATGATACTAAATTGTAGCCCTCGACAAGGGCTTTTTTATTCAGTTCCTCAGTTCCCTTAGGTACTCTGGATAAAACTGCCTTTTCAAGAGCCTCCTCAGAAACCAGACCTGTAATGCTGTTTATAGCGCCAAGTGCAACTATATTGGCAACCATCGGCTTACCGAGTTTTTCCTCAGCTGTAGAAAGTATTGGAATCCTGAATATTTTAATATCCTCTCTTTCGGGCATTTCAACGGTCGTATCTATGACCAGTATCCCACCGGGTTCCAGATTTTTAAGATACTTATCGCATGACAGCTGTGTCAGAGAGAGAAGGAAATTGCACTCCTCGACCTTCGGGAAGGTTATCTCTGAATCACTTATGATTACCTCGGCTTTACTTGCTCCGCCTCGCGCCTCCGGTCCATAGGACTGTGACTGCAGCGCATTCTTGCCATCCAGTATGGCTGCCTCTGCAAGAATGATCCCCCCTGTTATCAAACCCTGTCCTCCAGAGCCGGACAATCTCATTTCCCAACGCTTCATCCTAATCCACCTTCCTTACTCTTTCGATAAGCTTATCGTACTGCTCCGTATATTCAGGTCTTTCTATATGGTGGAGCTTTCCGACTACGAACTTTCCTTCCTTTTTCTCATCAGGAAGCTTATCCCATGCAGCCTTCATTATTGCATGATCCCTAAGGTATTCTACCATATCTACTGCAGTACCCTTCTTATTCTTTCTGCCGTAATAGGTTGGGCAGGTGGACATGGCTTCCACGAATGAAAAGCCTTTGTTTTGTATAGCTTCCTTGATATTTTTTTCTAAAGCATTTGCTGCATAAACAGTTCCCCTTGCAACATAGGAAGCCCCGGCAGCCTGTGCCAGATTGCAGAGATCAAAATTTGGATCGATGCTTCCATAAGGAGCTGTGGTCCCCTTATCTCCTGTAGGAGTCGTTGGTGAGAATTGCCCTCCGGTCATACCGTAGGTATTATTGTTGAATACTATTGTAGTAATGTCTATGTTCCTTCTGCAGGCATGGATCAAATGGTTTCCTCCAATTGCAGATGAATCTCCGTCCCCAGTTATTACTATTACATTAAGCTTTGGATTTGCAAGCTTAACTCCGGTGGCAAAGGCCAGTGCTCTTCCGTGAGTTGTATGAAGAGTGTTGAAGTCAAGATATCCCGGAGCTCTGGAGGAGCAGCCTATTCCAGATACTATGCATACCTCATCCTTATTCAATCCGAGGGCATCTATTGCCTTCACTATAGCTCTTGTAACTATACCATTCCCGCAGCCTGGACACCAAATATGGGCTAGATTTTGTGTTCTAAAATATTCTTTAACCAGTTCACTAGGCATTTTGGTCCTCCTTTATAAACGCGACGATCTCCTCAGGAGTGATGATATCGCCGTTGAATTTCCCATATTTCTCTATCCTGCATTTCTTCCCTGCTATCCTGTCCACTTCGAGGAAATATTGTCCTGCATTAAGCTCTACAACGTAAATAGAGGAAAGTTTTTCTCCGAGCTCAGCAAGTCTTTTCTCCGGTGAAGGCCATATGGTGACAGGCCTGAACAGTCCAACCTTTATCCCCTGCTCCCTAAGCGTATCAACTGCTGCCATTGAAGATCTTGCAATTGCTCCGAAGGATACTATGCCAATTTCCGCATCCTCCATCATGTACTCATCGTAAGTAACTATATCCTCTATGTTGTCCTCAATCTTGTCCATAAGACGGTTTAGAAGCTTCTCGGCTACCTGCTCATTTCCTGATGGGAATCCGGTTTCGTCGTGGACAAGTCCAGTAACGTGAAACCTGTATCCGGTTCCAAAGGGAGCCATTTCAGGAACTATTGCACCTTGAGGAACCTTATATGCCTTATACTCCTCAGGACCTACTGAAGGTGTCTTACGATCGTAAATCTCTACCGTGTCATTTTCTGGTATCTCAATTTTCTCCCTCATATGTCCGATGATTTCATCAAGTAAAAGTATTACTGGAGTTCTGTATTTCTCTGCCAGGTTGAACGCTCTTATAGTTGTGTAATATATTTCCCTTACCGATGATGGATAAAGGGCAATTATTGAGTGGTCACCGTGGGTACCCCACCTTGCCTGCATTATGTCTCCCTGTGCCGGTGAAGTCGGAAGTCCCGTGCTGGGTCCGCTTCTTTGAACATTTACTATTACAATAGGTGTCTCTGTGATGATCGCATATCCAATATTTTCTTGTTTAAGACTGAACCCTGGTCCGGAGGTCGCTGTCATTGATTTCAGACCTGCCAGTGATCCTCCCAGTGCTGCTGCGATCCCTCCGATTTCATCCTCCATCTGTATGAACTTGCCGCCCACCTTTGGAAGTGCCTCGGCAGAAAGCTCTGCTATCTCAGTGGAGGGTGTAATTGGATATCCGGCGTAAAACCTCATCCCTGCCTTCAATGCTCCGGCAACACATGCTTCATTTCCCTGCATCAATTTTATCGCCATAGCTATTTACCTCCCAAATAAATCGCATAGTCAGGGCATCTCAGTTCACACTGGCCGCACTGTATGCAAGCATCAATATTTTTTATCTCTACCTTACCATTTTCTATCGCAAGAACGCTTTTCGGGCAAAAAGCGACGCAAATACCGCAGCCCTTGCACCATTCCTTATCAACGGTCACGATCTTATCTTTCTTATCTGACATGGTTTTCCCTCCCACAGATTGCTCATTCTCTTCTAATCTAATGATATCAAACACATAAGGGTTTTGCAAGATTTCTTTCATGTTCTGGTTAAATAAAAAAAAATTGCAAGTATCCTTGCAAACGATAGAATATAACAACATTTGAGAGGTTTTTATTGATAAATAAAAGACAAGGTTATAAAAAACCCTTGTCTTTTATTTTAATA
This region includes:
- a CDS encoding NAD(P)/FAD-dependent oxidoreductase; amino-acid sequence: MTTRVGVIGGGPAGIMAAGAAAGRGHDVTLIEKNKQLGKKLFITGKGRCNITNASPISEFFDNIISNREFLYSSLYTFDNEAIIRLLESYGLNTKVERGNRVFPESDKSSDVIKAFQKYLDHMGAEVLLNSRVSHVYMEDNIFMVVLTTGEKMQFDRLVIATGGASYPATGSEGDGYKMARAFGHTVTELKPSLVPIELEEPWLKDLMGLSLKNVTLRAYSDKKLIHEEFGEMIFTHFGISGPIVLTMSNHINRLKNKPVLTLDLKPALDDETLDNRLLRDFQEYKNKQLKNALNDLLPQKLIPLIIQVSGIYPEKTVNQITREERSKLLEAIKAFPLQFKGFRPLDEAIVTSGGIKVQEVNPSTMESRIVPGLYFAGEIIDIDALTGGYNLQIAYSTGYLAGINV
- a CDS encoding lysophospholipid acyltransferase family protein, which translates into the protein MFYTVVKTIAFVLFKIIFRVRVSGAINVPAEGRLVLCANHMSNWDPIVLAAFFPRKIAWMGKKELFEKKIMAIPLSWLGVFPVDRQIADISAVKTALRILKDERVLGIFPEGTRVKEYNPDNAKAGVALLAIKAKAPVLPVFMRSTYKLFSPVEIIIGSPEDYAASNPGKLENEKYTELSQDILTRIYTLGG
- a CDS encoding 2-oxoacid:acceptor oxidoreductase family protein gives rise to the protein MKRWEMRLSGSGGQGLITGGIILAEAAILDGKNALQSQSYGPEARGGASKAEVIISDSEITFPKVEECNFLLSLTQLSCDKYLKNLEPGGILVIDTTVEMPEREDIKIFRIPILSTAEEKLGKPMVANIVALGAINSITGLVSEEALEKAVLSRVPKGTEELNKKALVEGYNLVS
- a CDS encoding M42 family metallopeptidase; this translates as MDKYEFLELLTNGHGVSGFEYMLSKAVIDAFTPLCDSVKIDKMGNVIAHKKGSGDGAVKIMMAAHLDEIGFMVKYIEDNGFIRFTTIGGIDPRTTIGQEVWVHGVETILGVVGSKPPHLQDAKEQEEAIKLEDMIIDTGYSKEKLLELVSIGDTITVKRNTVKLLNTKAAGKAMDDRAGVAALLETLKMLHGMNHYPDVYMVATVQEEVSMTGAFTSTYHIQPDIGIAVDVGFGTTPELEKADTIELGKGPGITIGGNVHPTLVKRLFETGKVHGIPCQKDVAPGPTGTDARAMQITKEGIPALVVSIPLRYMHTSVELLDLEDIHHTARLLAQFTNSVKEGELEGLLCF
- a CDS encoding bifunctional 4-hydroxy-3-methylbut-2-enyl diphosphate reductase/30S ribosomal protein S1, which encodes MEIIIAKNAGFCFGVDRAVKMTLEELDKDGERVYSYGPLIHNPQAVEELEEKGLTTLESFEDLEMGRLIFRSHGVPETIQDKAEQMGLSVIDCTCPYVKAVHKRVRAYSEKGYDIVIIGDPEHPEVVGINGWCNDKAFIINSEEEAMQLPKLEKVCVVSQTTNRLEKFQLLSDIVKEKSGESEVFNTICNATRARQDSAAELAQTVDAMIVIGGKTSSNTTKLAEISRKYCNNVYLIETVEELALQELQNFNTIGITAGASTPDRIIKEAVKVMENYNKDEMMEAIESSFKRINRGEVLKGTVLYVTNNEVMVNINYKSDGIITRDELSKDGDVNPKDLFKVGDEIDVFVVKLDDGEGNVVLSAKRVGFIKDWEVLEESFKNEEIVEAKVINAVKGGLTVMVNSVNGFMPASQISMSYVSDLNQFKGKTLRAKIIDFDIQKRRMILSRKAIEKTESDAKRKALWETIEVGKTLAGTVQRLTDFGAFVDLGGIDGLIHISDLAWFRVKHPSDVLKEGDKVEVKVLAFDMDKNRISLGLKQTTEEPWEVFVRDYKVGDVIEGEIVNILDFGAFVRVIKGVDGLLHVSQISKEHVEKPSDVLKLGQKLMVKITEINEADKKISLSAKDAIEDSVEPAEAEMEAEAVEEPIAEYTAVEETVAEEAVVEEAEAEESVAGDDEETK
- a CDS encoding 2-oxoacid:ferredoxin oxidoreductase subunit beta, with the protein product MPSELVKEYFRTQNLAHIWCPGCGNGIVTRAIVKAIDALGLNKDEVCIVSGIGCSSRAPGYLDFNTLHTTHGRALAFATGVKLANPKLNVIVITGDGDSSAIGGNHLIHACRRNIDITTIVFNNNTYGMTGGQFSPTTPTGDKGTTAPYGSIDPNFDLCNLAQAAGASYVARGTVYAANALEKNIKEAIQNKGFSFVEAMSTCPTYYGRKNKKGTAVDMVEYLRDHAIMKAAWDKLPDEKKEGKFVVGKLHHIERPEYTEQYDKLIERVRKVD
- a CDS encoding MurR/RpiR family transcriptional regulator, which gives rise to MISSQNVIKTIQDSYSRLSKGQKIIAEYMINHYDKAAFMTAASLGSILGVSESTVVRFANAIGYDGYKELQKELQEVIRNKLTTVQRLSLSDEFTKNENSISRVIEKDIDNLKKTLSDIDFGNFHKAVEYVASSKKIYIMGLRSSSFLSGYLAFYLNFIFDNVRLVEPGPNDIFEQLAKVGKDDVIICITYPRYSKRTLEAMEYAMTKGCKVISFTDSLISPAASKAHLTLIARSDMLSFVDSLVAPMSLINAFIIAVSSIKDEDITPYFEELESVWKKYSIYDENNQ
- the cmk gene encoding (d)CMP kinase, coding for MKHVSIAIDGPAGAGKSTVAKITAERLGFQYIDTGAMYRAYTLKVLNNGIDPTDERMVLTLLESTNIDFRDNRIILDGAAVDDEIREGSITRNVSYIASYKAVREKMVSLQQEMSKRKSVVMDGRDITTVVLPFADFKFFVTATAEERGRRRYLELLENGVEGITLEDTIADIKRRDTFDSTREESPLTRTDDSYLVDTTHMTIEEAVEHIISIVRNSKIMADESENQLE
- a CDS encoding 4Fe-4S binding protein: MSDKKDKIVTVDKEWCKGCGICVAFCPKSVLAIENGKVEIKNIDACIQCGQCELRCPDYAIYLGGK
- a CDS encoding 2-oxoacid:acceptor oxidoreductase subunit alpha; translated protein: MAIKLMQGNEACVAGALKAGMRFYAGYPITPSTEIAELSAEALPKVGGKFIQMEDEIGGIAAALGGSLAGLKSMTATSGPGFSLKQENIGYAIITETPIVIVNVQRSGPSTGLPTSPAQGDIMQARWGTHGDHSIIALYPSSVREIYYTTIRAFNLAEKYRTPVILLLDEIIGHMREKIEIPENDTVEIYDRKTPSVGPEEYKAYKVPQGAIVPEMAPFGTGYRFHVTGLVHDETGFPSGNEQVAEKLLNRLMDKIEDNIEDIVTYDEYMMEDAEIGIVSFGAIARSSMAAVDTLREQGIKVGLFRPVTIWPSPEKRLAELGEKLSSIYVVELNAGQYFLEVDRIAGKKCRIEKYGKFNGDIITPEEIVAFIKEDQNA
- the aroH gene encoding chorismate mutase; the encoded protein is MSVVSIRGAITVEENTQEAILDGTLELLGKIEEENHLQRDRVVSMIFSATGDLDKAYPAKAVRDMGYVNCGLMCFGEMAVEGSLEKCIRVMILYDSDEGQGSVRHVYLKGARSLRPDLAT